The proteins below are encoded in one region of Paenibacillus sp. YYML68:
- a CDS encoding 3D domain-containing protein, which produces MVTIISQIRNCFSMLTLALLLTFVSTLTAAANEDSYGAIFINDFYIASESEEHVAPVETAKAVLLPSSIPYEVRPGDTFYRIARSFGVSIQQLLAANTALDPNRLAIGLQLNVPVQEPVLQAASGESAVIKQVLSSTLTAYTAGYESTGKTPGHPQYGITYSGSKVQAGRTIAVDPDIIPIGSKVFIDGIGFRTAEDTGSAIRGSRIDVYIPDLQEARDFGVKKNVKVYVLTDKAVGSGFTG; this is translated from the coding sequence ATGGTAACCATCATTTCTCAGATTCGTAATTGCTTCAGCATGCTTACGCTTGCGTTGCTGCTGACCTTTGTCTCCACGTTAACTGCTGCCGCTAATGAAGATAGCTATGGTGCTATTTTCATTAATGATTTTTATATCGCTTCAGAGTCTGAAGAGCATGTAGCCCCGGTCGAAACCGCCAAAGCTGTCCTTTTACCATCATCGATCCCATATGAGGTACGTCCTGGAGACACATTTTATCGCATTGCCCGTTCATTCGGTGTCTCGATTCAACAACTGCTCGCGGCTAACACTGCGTTAGACCCTAATCGCCTTGCAATCGGCTTACAATTAAATGTACCCGTTCAAGAGCCTGTGCTACAAGCCGCCAGTGGTGAGTCCGCTGTCATTAAGCAGGTGCTATCATCGACATTGACCGCTTATACAGCCGGCTATGAATCAACTGGCAAGACCCCTGGCCATCCGCAATACGGAATTACATACAGCGGTAGTAAAGTTCAGGCAGGTCGCACCATTGCTGTCGACCCCGACATTATCCCGATTGGCTCCAAGGTCTTCATCGACGGAATCGGCTTTCGTACGGCAGAAGACACCGGCTCTGCGATCCGCGGCTCTAGGATCGATGTGTACATCCCGGATCTCCAAGAAGCTCGAGATTTTGGTGTCAAGAAAAATGTCAAAGTCTATGTACTGACAGACAAAGCGGTTGGCAGCGGCTTTACCGGTTAA
- a CDS encoding uroporphyrinogen-III synthase, which produces MAKLDGKRIAITGPRKAAELSVIVEKMGGIPIVRPAQGTVAVESELVHLEVEKLLQEGADWFILTTGVGTELLLKAAEETGRLDDFIALLKSSKTAARGYKTVNVLRKLGVDPEVRDDDGTTSGLLRALEGTDLAGKRVALQLYGDHAPKLVQWLKARGAIFHEILPYRHIAPELSVVDQLLHEVIDGQVDAVTFTSTPQVRFLMQYAKEKGLHERVLQAFESSVVAVAVGKVTGEALREEGVGHVVAPEEERMGSMIVSLSKYYESLDQ; this is translated from the coding sequence TTGGCAAAGCTCGATGGAAAGCGTATCGCAATAACAGGTCCTCGTAAGGCCGCGGAGTTAAGTGTGATCGTAGAAAAGATGGGTGGTATTCCGATCGTTCGTCCTGCTCAAGGAACGGTTGCTGTAGAGTCAGAGCTTGTTCACCTTGAGGTAGAGAAGCTGCTGCAAGAAGGAGCAGATTGGTTCATCTTGACGACGGGAGTCGGCACAGAGCTACTACTTAAGGCGGCGGAAGAAACGGGGCGCTTAGATGATTTTATTGCTTTGCTTAAGTCCTCGAAGACGGCGGCCCGGGGCTATAAGACGGTGAATGTGCTGCGTAAGCTCGGTGTGGACCCAGAGGTTCGTGACGATGACGGCACGACATCCGGACTGCTGCGAGCACTGGAGGGCACGGATCTTGCTGGAAAAAGAGTAGCGCTGCAGCTATACGGCGATCACGCACCAAAGCTGGTACAGTGGCTGAAGGCGCGAGGAGCGATTTTCCACGAAATATTGCCGTATCGACATATCGCGCCTGAGCTGTCTGTCGTGGATCAGCTTCTGCATGAGGTGATAGATGGACAAGTAGATGCGGTAACGTTCACAAGCACCCCGCAAGTACGCTTCTTGATGCAGTATGCCAAGGAAAAAGGGCTGCACGAACGTGTGCTGCAAGCCTTTGAAAGCTCGGTTGTGGCCGTTGCGGTAGGGAAGGTGACTGGGGAAGCGCTTCGCGAGGAAGGAGTAGGACACGTCGTCGCCCCAGAGGAAGAGCGAATGGGTAGTATGATCGTATCCTTGTCTAAATATTACGAGTCGCTGGATCAATAG
- a CDS encoding response regulator has product MHIMDMNMPGTNGLDALELLQAHEPTSSVPILLLTGDTRKQ; this is encoded by the coding sequence TTGCATATTATGGATATGAACATGCCAGGTACGAACGGACTAGACGCTCTCGAGCTTCTACAGGCGCATGAGCCTACGTCATCTGTTCCCATTCTGCTCTTAACCGGAGACACGCGCAAACAATGA
- the phnC gene encoding phosphonate ABC transporter ATP-binding protein, which translates to MIEFKNVSKQYPNGTIGLKDINLTIGKGEFVVIVGLSGAGKSTLLRSINRLHEITDGQILIDGRSITSAKGAELRRFRRDIGMIFQSFNLVKRSTVLRNVLSGRVGYHSTLRTLLGLFPKQDMELAFNALERVNILDKAYSRADQLSGGQQQRVSIARALAQEAKIILADEPVASLDPLTTRQVMDDLKRINQELGITTIVNLHFIDLAREYATRIIGLRAGELVFDGPVEQATDEAFSEIYGRPIKKDELLGVEA; encoded by the coding sequence ATGATCGAATTTAAGAACGTCTCCAAGCAATACCCGAATGGAACAATAGGTCTGAAGGACATTAATCTCACGATCGGAAAAGGCGAGTTTGTCGTCATTGTCGGTCTTTCCGGAGCAGGTAAGTCGACACTGCTGCGCTCGATTAATCGATTGCATGAAATAACCGACGGTCAGATTCTCATTGACGGCAGATCGATTACGTCTGCCAAAGGTGCGGAGCTACGGCGATTCCGCCGTGACATCGGCATGATCTTCCAGAGCTTCAACCTCGTCAAGCGCTCGACCGTGCTTCGTAACGTGCTGTCAGGGCGTGTGGGCTATCACTCGACGCTGCGTACGCTGCTCGGATTATTCCCGAAGCAGGATATGGAGCTCGCCTTCAACGCACTGGAGCGTGTGAACATTCTCGACAAGGCGTATTCCCGTGCAGATCAGCTCTCCGGCGGTCAGCAGCAGCGGGTGTCGATTGCGCGTGCGCTAGCGCAGGAAGCGAAGATCATACTGGCGGACGAGCCGGTCGCTTCACTTGACCCGTTGACGACACGGCAAGTTATGGACGACCTGAAGCGGATCAACCAGGAGCTCGGCATTACGACGATCGTGAACCTTCACTTCATCGACCTGGCACGCGAATATGCAACACGTATTATCGGCCTACGGGCTGGTGAGCTCGTGTTCGACGGCCCAGTGGAGCAGGCAACGGATGAGGCGTTCTCGGAGATCTATGGACGTCCGATCAAGAAGGACGAGCTGCTGGGGGTGGAAGCGTAA
- the phnE gene encoding phosphonate ABC transporter, permease protein PhnE, which yields MSDADRKKLLQKPSRMKSYMTAVLLLGLLWWSADNTESSMVKLIQGSPEMGKLLVEMVPPDWSYIDVIWDPMMETVQMAVIGTTIGGLLAIPIALLAAGNVTRTPWIYQPARFILNLIRTIPELLFAGLFVAIFGIGAAPGVLALIFFSFGLIAKLTFESIEAIDPGPLEAMTAVGANKLQWIQFGVVPQVAAQYMAYFLYTFEVNVRAAAVLGLVGAGGIGLYLDRTLQQFRYDRASLIIILTLVIVLLIDYVSTKVREKLL from the coding sequence ATGTCGGATGCTGACCGCAAGAAGCTGCTTCAGAAGCCTTCAAGGATGAAGTCGTACATGACAGCGGTGCTGCTGCTTGGGCTGCTCTGGTGGAGCGCAGATAATACGGAATCCAGTATGGTGAAGCTCATTCAAGGCTCGCCGGAGATGGGGAAGCTGCTCGTCGAGATGGTCCCGCCGGATTGGAGCTATATTGACGTCATATGGGACCCGATGATGGAAACGGTACAAATGGCTGTCATCGGTACAACAATCGGTGGTCTGCTTGCGATTCCGATCGCTCTGCTCGCTGCAGGCAACGTGACGAGAACACCTTGGATTTATCAGCCGGCGCGCTTCATACTTAACCTCATTCGTACGATTCCAGAGCTGCTGTTCGCCGGCTTGTTCGTCGCCATATTCGGGATCGGCGCTGCGCCGGGGGTACTCGCTCTGATCTTCTTCTCCTTCGGCTTGATCGCCAAGCTGACCTTCGAGTCGATCGAGGCGATCGATCCAGGGCCGCTTGAAGCGATGACGGCTGTAGGCGCGAATAAGCTGCAGTGGATTCAATTCGGTGTCGTTCCTCAGGTAGCGGCGCAATATATGGCGTACTTCCTCTACACATTCGAGGTCAATGTGCGCGCGGCGGCTGTACTTGGTCTGGTCGGAGCAGGCGGTATCGGCTTGTACCTCGACCGCACGCTGCAGCAGTTCCGCTATGACCGCGCATCGCTCATCATTATATTGACGCTAGTGATCGTTCTGTTGATTGACTACGTCAGCACCAAGGTAAGGGAGAAGCTTCTATGA
- the phnE gene encoding phosphonate ABC transporter, permease protein PhnE has protein sequence MNNRPVPKKPSRIRFWLVAVFIFAIYVWSFTGIDFGGFTENALRDFKTIMRGLFNPDWGYVYLPEGEDLLRGLRDTLGISIIGTFISAILCVPFAFWAAVNMSKLRSVSGSGKFVLSLIRTFPEIIMAIIFIKAVGPGAFAGVLALGLHSIGMLGKLYSEAVEDLDLGPSEALTACGANRLQVLWFAIMPQVLPQFFSFALYRFEINIRSASILGLIGAGGIGTPLIFALEARAWSRVGIILLGIIVMVTIIDIISSSIRKRLV, from the coding sequence ATGAATAATAGACCTGTGCCTAAGAAGCCGAGCCGTATCCGTTTTTGGCTTGTTGCTGTATTTATATTCGCTATTTATGTCTGGTCGTTCACGGGCATTGATTTCGGTGGCTTTACAGAGAACGCCCTGCGTGACTTCAAGACGATTATGCGCGGACTGTTCAATCCGGACTGGGGCTATGTGTACTTGCCCGAGGGTGAGGACCTGCTACGGGGTCTTCGTGACACGCTAGGCATCTCGATCATCGGAACGTTCATCTCCGCGATATTGTGTGTACCGTTCGCATTTTGGGCGGCTGTTAATATGAGCAAGCTTCGCTCCGTATCGGGCAGCGGCAAGTTCGTGCTCAGTCTCATTCGGACGTTTCCGGAAATTATTATGGCTATCATCTTTATTAAAGCGGTCGGACCAGGCGCCTTCGCCGGCGTACTCGCGCTCGGATTGCACTCGATTGGTATGCTCGGTAAGCTGTACTCGGAGGCGGTTGAGGATCTCGACCTTGGACCTTCCGAGGCATTGACGGCTTGTGGAGCGAACCGTCTGCAGGTGCTGTGGTTCGCCATTATGCCGCAGGTGCTGCCGCAGTTCTTCTCCTTCGCGCTGTACCGTTTCGAAATTAACATTCGTTCCGCGTCGATTCTCGGCTTGATCGGAGCAGGTGGTATCGGTACGCCGCTGATCTTCGCTCTCGAGGCGCGCGCGTGGAGCCGTGTCGGGATTATATTGCTCGGTATTATCGTGATGGTTACGATAATTGATATCATCTCGTCCAGTATTCGTAAGCGACTCGTATAA
- a CDS encoding TetR/AcrR family transcriptional regulator has product MKAKTYQESKLQHAENLKHTIVEAAAMILQEHGPEAVTIRRVAEEMECSTKIIYNLFNNKDGLIKLLYLEGCKLLAKNFESVIRQENLEQYVRELGEAYWVFGQNYTSYYKLMFGGAFSEFKPEEESLHSTVTALQQFINIITEAIEMGLIAEKDPILVVQVIWASLHGVIHLYLGGHIENLETTKALYDKSVTNLIHTYFRSSN; this is encoded by the coding sequence ATGAAAGCCAAAACCTATCAAGAATCAAAACTACAGCATGCTGAGAATCTAAAACATACCATTGTGGAAGCTGCTGCAATGATCCTGCAGGAACATGGACCTGAAGCCGTCACTATACGTAGGGTTGCCGAAGAAATGGAATGTTCGACCAAAATTATATATAATTTATTCAACAATAAGGATGGTTTGATTAAACTTCTATATCTAGAAGGCTGTAAGTTATTGGCCAAAAATTTCGAATCGGTAATCAGGCAAGAAAATCTAGAGCAGTATGTTCGAGAACTTGGTGAAGCCTATTGGGTTTTCGGACAAAACTATACGAGTTATTATAAGTTAATGTTCGGCGGAGCTTTTAGTGAGTTTAAGCCAGAGGAAGAAAGTTTACACTCTACAGTAACAGCATTGCAGCAGTTCATTAATATTATTACAGAGGCGATTGAAATGGGGCTAATTGCAGAGAAAGACCCTATATTAGTAGTCCAAGTTATATGGGCATCGTTACACGGAGTGATCCACCTCTATCTTGGAGGCCACATCGAAAACTTAGAAACCACAAAAGCCTTGTATGACAAATCTGTAACAAATTTGATTCACACTTACTTCCGAAGCTCTAATTAG
- a CDS encoding DUF4277 domain-containing protein translates to MSLLIRSSVLLDRMSKEIEFEPTINRLLSWDEKRCKLSPGTRLKALVINVMTGRDPLCHVDQFYRDQDVGLLFGEEVTADDLNDDALARELRHDNIYCERCQIRKPLSKYTTSLYALCRRW, encoded by the coding sequence TTGTCCTTACTCATCCGGTCCAGCGTGCTGCTGGATCGGATGAGTAAGGAAATCGAGTTCGAGCCTACGATCAATCGTCTGCTGTCATGGGACGAGAAGCGTTGCAAGCTTTCGCCTGGCACGCGCTTGAAAGCATTGGTCATCAATGTGATGACCGGACGAGATCCACTCTGTCATGTCGATCAGTTCTATCGCGACCAAGATGTTGGGCTTCTGTTCGGCGAAGAGGTTACAGCCGACGACTTGAACGATGATGCCCTCGCCCGCGAGCTACGACATGACAATATATACTGCGAACGTTGTCAAATCCGTAAGCCGCTAAGCAAATACACCACCAGTCTGTACGCGCTCTGTCGAAGATGGTGA
- a CDS encoding SDR family oxidoreductase — MKNVNNKWTLITGASSGIGEVFAHELAAKGSHLILTARSESKLNDLAQKLSKKHGIQTEVIVSDLSQAGAPAELYQACIERGRSIDILINNAGFGTHGLFEEQSFDRNHDEIMLNVMAVVELTHLFLPEMLRKRSGVVINVASTAAFQPDPYMAVYGATKAFVLSFTQALWEENRKRGVQFLTLCPGSTETAFFDVLGTNDASVGKKATPKHVVDVALRSLGTNRSYVVAGSMNYINSQATRLIPKKIMLRIVSGMLRPR; from the coding sequence ATGAAAAATGTGAATAACAAATGGACTCTTATTACAGGTGCTTCATCAGGTATAGGTGAAGTATTCGCACATGAATTGGCAGCTAAAGGGAGTCACTTGATCTTAACGGCTCGCTCGGAATCTAAGCTCAATGATCTTGCACAGAAACTTAGTAAGAAACATGGAATCCAAACTGAGGTTATTGTCTCAGATCTGTCCCAAGCAGGTGCTCCTGCAGAGCTCTATCAAGCATGTATTGAGCGAGGTCGTAGTATTGATATATTAATTAATAATGCTGGCTTTGGTACACATGGACTTTTTGAGGAACAGTCCTTTGACAGAAATCATGATGAAATTATGCTTAACGTTATGGCTGTCGTAGAGCTTACTCATCTATTCTTACCGGAGATGCTAAGAAAGAGAAGTGGTGTGGTCATTAATGTGGCATCCACAGCGGCATTCCAACCGGATCCTTATATGGCTGTATACGGTGCAACCAAGGCTTTTGTACTCTCGTTTACACAGGCATTATGGGAAGAAAATCGCAAACGTGGCGTTCAATTCCTTACTTTGTGTCCAGGTTCAACAGAAACAGCCTTCTTCGATGTTCTAGGTACTAATGATGCATCAGTTGGAAAGAAAGCTACTCCAAAGCATGTAGTAGATGTTGCTCTTCGTTCACTAGGGACTAATCGATCTTATGTCGTTGCAGGGTCTATGAATTATATTAACTCTCAAGCAACTCGCTTAATTCCAAAAAAAATAATGCTTCGTATAGTCAGCGGTATGCTGCGTCCACGTTAG
- a CDS encoding pyridoxal-phosphate dependent enzyme, with translation MEGQKSIAFELAQTFDWVLPDWIVLPGGALSNVSALGKGLREMREIGLIQRLPRVAVVQAKGASPLADMLSRGSKTLVPVSKPSTRASAMRIGAPPSWRKALRVLEETNGVAISVSDEEIFTAKVVIDRSGIGCEPASAASLAGLKQLVAAGVIHREQSVICLLTGHMLKDAESLELYWNDGMDAE, from the coding sequence ATAGAGGGGCAAAAAAGTATAGCCTTCGAGCTGGCACAAACGTTCGATTGGGTGCTTCCAGACTGGATCGTGCTTCCAGGTGGTGCGCTCAGTAATGTGTCCGCTCTCGGTAAAGGTCTCCGAGAGATGCGGGAGATCGGGCTCATTCAGAGGCTGCCGCGAGTCGCGGTCGTGCAAGCGAAAGGGGCATCACCGCTGGCCGATATGCTCAGTCGAGGGAGTAAGACGCTTGTCCCTGTATCGAAGCCTTCTACTAGGGCGAGCGCCATGCGAATAGGTGCACCGCCAAGCTGGCGCAAGGCGCTGCGGGTTCTCGAAGAAACGAACGGTGTCGCCATCTCCGTGAGCGATGAGGAGATCTTCACGGCTAAGGTGGTGATCGATCGGAGCGGCATCGGCTGCGAGCCAGCATCTGCTGCATCGCTTGCGGGCTTGAAGCAGCTTGTGGCTGCTGGAGTCATTCATCGTGAGCAGTCTGTCATCTGCTTGCTGACCGGCCACATGCTGAAGGATGCTGAGTCTCTGGAGCTTTATTGGAACGATGGAATGGACGCTGAGTGA
- a CDS encoding phosphate/phosphite/phosphonate ABC transporter substrate-binding protein, which yields MLKKMAALSLSLVLTAGIAVGCGTKPETNQGGQAPATDKKVETPAAKGFEPKELRVQFVPSQSAETLEAKAKPLEKLLSDKLGIPVKVSVSTNYNTVIEAMASKQVDVGFLPPNAYVLAHDEKKAADLLLQAQRYGVDDKTGGETKDLVDFYKAMIIVKADSPIKTVADLKDKSIAWQGVTSSAGFVWPANFLKKNGVDPEKDVKGVEVKGHDKGVLAVLNGQTDAAAIFQDARNTVKKDIPDVFEKTRVLAFTEPIPNDTIAVRNDMDAAWKEKIANAFIEIGKSEEGGKIIYEVYSHRGYVKSEDAKFNIVREYSKGVGQK from the coding sequence ATGCTTAAGAAAATGGCAGCTCTGAGCCTGTCCCTCGTACTGACTGCAGGGATCGCGGTAGGTTGCGGCACTAAGCCAGAAACGAATCAAGGTGGTCAAGCTCCGGCAACAGACAAAAAAGTAGAAACGCCGGCAGCAAAAGGCTTCGAGCCGAAGGAGCTTCGCGTACAGTTCGTTCCATCCCAGAGCGCTGAGACGCTTGAAGCAAAGGCGAAGCCGCTCGAGAAGCTTCTCAGCGACAAGCTCGGCATCCCGGTTAAGGTTTCCGTATCGACGAACTACAACACAGTTATCGAAGCAATGGCTTCCAAGCAAGTAGACGTAGGCTTCCTGCCTCCGAACGCTTACGTGCTTGCACACGATGAGAAGAAGGCAGCTGACCTGCTTCTGCAAGCTCAACGCTACGGTGTAGACGATAAAACAGGCGGCGAAACGAAGGATCTGGTTGACTTCTACAAAGCTATGATCATCGTTAAAGCTGACTCCCCTATCAAGACGGTTGCAGATCTGAAGGACAAGTCGATCGCATGGCAAGGTGTAACATCTTCCGCAGGCTTCGTATGGCCGGCTAACTTCCTGAAGAAGAATGGCGTTGACCCAGAGAAGGACGTTAAAGGCGTAGAAGTGAAAGGTCATGACAAGGGCGTTCTTGCTGTATTGAACGGCCAGACTGACGCAGCTGCTATTTTCCAAGACGCTCGTAACACTGTGAAGAAGGACATCCCAGACGTATTCGAGAAGACTCGCGTACTGGCGTTCACAGAGCCGATTCCTAACGATACGATTGCCGTTCGTAACGACATGGATGCAGCATGGAAAGAAAAGATTGCAAATGCCTTCATTGAGATCGGTAAATCCGAAGAAGGCGGCAAAATCATCTACGAAGTATACTCGCACCGCGGTTATGTGAAGTCCGAGGATGCAAAGTTCAATATCGTTCGTGAATACTCCAAGGGTGTAGGCCAGAAGTAA
- a CDS encoding bifunctional metallophosphatase/5'-nucleotidase produces MTMTVLETSDIHGHIVPISYADHSAIESGLAKLAAVIRKERANTEHVLLIDNGDLIQGTPLAYHHAKLDAKVPNPMIRVLNELGYDAAIIGNHEFNYGLPLLEKAVGESNFPWLSANIVRESDGEPLFGRPYVIKELGGVKVGILGLTTRYIPNWEKAEHIAGLRFEGAVDSAKRWVPYMREQEGVDVVIVSYHGGFERSLDTGEPTEPLTGENEGYALCQEVAGIDLLLTGHQHRTIAGVQVCGVPVVQPGSAGGWLGKATIKLTSGSEGGWHVEEITTELLTPAGVAPDPVVLSMTEPHERLAQKWLDQPIGRLVGDMRVTDPMQVRLAEHPLIEFINRVQMELSGARISNTALFDNVSPGFPEHITMRDIVSNYIYPNTLQVIRVKGSDIRAALEQTACYFDTYTGEGDIRVSAEFGEPKPQHYNYDMWEGIRYKLNISRPAGQRVVELEFDGAPLDPDGEYDVVMNNYRAAGGGNYMMFQGKPVVKDIPTDIAELLASYIMERGTIEATLNRNWQVVWDGKSELSEAE; encoded by the coding sequence ATGACGATGACTGTGCTGGAAACAAGTGACATTCATGGGCATATTGTGCCCATTTCATATGCAGACCATTCGGCGATCGAAAGCGGGCTTGCCAAGCTGGCCGCCGTCATTCGTAAGGAGCGGGCCAACACGGAGCATGTCTTGCTGATCGATAACGGCGACCTTATTCAAGGGACTCCACTGGCGTATCACCATGCGAAGCTCGATGCAAAAGTGCCGAACCCGATGATCCGCGTCTTGAACGAGCTGGGCTATGATGCGGCGATTATTGGTAATCATGAGTTCAATTACGGGCTTCCGCTGCTGGAGAAGGCTGTGGGGGAGTCGAATTTTCCATGGTTGAGCGCTAATATTGTACGTGAATCAGATGGGGAGCCGCTCTTCGGTCGACCGTATGTGATCAAGGAGCTGGGTGGCGTGAAGGTCGGGATCTTGGGCCTGACGACGCGCTACATTCCGAATTGGGAGAAGGCCGAGCATATCGCCGGGCTGCGGTTCGAGGGAGCGGTGGACAGCGCCAAGCGTTGGGTGCCGTACATGCGTGAGCAGGAGGGCGTCGATGTGGTCATCGTCTCGTATCACGGTGGCTTCGAGCGCAGCCTCGATACAGGAGAGCCGACCGAGCCGTTGACTGGAGAGAATGAAGGCTACGCTCTGTGTCAGGAGGTGGCGGGAATTGACCTGCTGTTAACCGGACATCAGCATCGCACCATAGCAGGAGTTCAAGTGTGCGGCGTCCCTGTAGTGCAGCCGGGGAGTGCGGGCGGATGGCTCGGGAAGGCGACGATCAAGCTCACATCAGGCAGTGAGGGCGGTTGGCACGTGGAGGAGATCACGACGGAGCTGTTGACACCCGCAGGCGTCGCGCCTGACCCGGTTGTGCTGTCGATGACAGAGCCGCATGAGCGTCTCGCGCAGAAGTGGCTGGATCAGCCGATTGGCAGACTTGTCGGTGACATGCGGGTAACGGACCCGATGCAGGTGCGGCTTGCGGAGCATCCGTTGATTGAGTTTATCAATCGCGTGCAGATGGAGCTGTCGGGTGCACGTATCTCCAACACAGCTTTGTTCGATAATGTGTCACCGGGCTTCCCCGAGCATATTACGATGCGCGATATCGTATCCAATTACATCTATCCGAACACGCTGCAGGTCATTCGGGTCAAGGGCAGCGATATTCGGGCTGCGCTGGAGCAGACGGCGTGTTATTTTGATACCTATACGGGGGAAGGGGACATTCGGGTCAGCGCCGAGTTCGGCGAGCCGAAGCCTCAGCATTATAACTACGACATGTGGGAAGGAATCCGATATAAGCTGAATATCTCGCGTCCGGCAGGACAGCGGGTGGTCGAGCTTGAGTTCGACGGCGCTCCGCTTGATCCAGACGGTGAATACGACGTCGTCATGAACAATTATCGAGCAGCAGGCGGCGGGAATTATATGATGTTCCAGGGCAAGCCGGTCGTGAAGGACATTCCGACGGATATAGCGGAGCTGCTGGCGAGCTATATTATGGAGAGAGGCACGATCGAGGCGACGCTGAATCGCAACTGGCAAGTGGTGTGGGACGGGAAGTCGGAGTTGTCCGAGGCAGAGTGA
- the pxpB gene encoding 5-oxoprolinase subunit PxpB, which yields MRIQTKYGLLELHSLGEEAVVLRPVLECAADERPMQMDSRLIEWLDDIQARLALQPSEAIRDVVRTFMTITVFYEPWAVQKGRLDFVQAGELVSRSGHRLLLNADSPYERVCGWLSRVLEDRDSGKAKEQELMPSSGVDGVNRGSSIAVTYTRVPVCFDPELGPDLEEAAAWSGLTVSTFIEQFCAAEYTVMMLGFMPGFPYLHGLPEQLAQPRKQVPRLQVAQGSVAIGGAQAGIYPLEAPGGWRLLGRTPLRLFVPERERPSLLMAGDRVRFEAIDLGTYRRLVEFVDK from the coding sequence ATGCGCATTCAGACCAAGTATGGGCTTCTGGAGCTTCATTCTCTGGGGGAGGAGGCTGTTGTGCTTCGTCCGGTGCTGGAGTGTGCAGCTGACGAACGTCCCATGCAGATGGACAGTCGTCTGATCGAGTGGCTGGACGATATTCAAGCACGTCTCGCTCTACAGCCGTCTGAGGCGATTCGCGATGTGGTGCGAACGTTTATGACGATTACGGTGTTCTATGAGCCTTGGGCTGTGCAGAAGGGAAGGCTGGACTTCGTGCAGGCAGGGGAGCTGGTCAGCCGTTCCGGGCACAGGTTGCTTCTGAATGCGGATAGTCCGTACGAGCGGGTGTGCGGTTGGCTGAGCCGTGTGCTGGAGGACCGAGACAGTGGCAAGGCCAAGGAGCAGGAGCTAATGCCATCGTCGGGAGTAGACGGTGTGAACCGTGGTAGCAGCATCGCTGTCACGTACACGCGTGTACCGGTATGCTTCGATCCAGAGCTCGGCCCGGATCTCGAGGAGGCGGCTGCATGGAGCGGTCTGACCGTGTCGACGTTCATTGAGCAGTTCTGCGCTGCGGAGTATACGGTGATGATGCTTGGCTTCATGCCGGGCTTTCCTTATCTGCACGGACTGCCTGAGCAGTTGGCTCAGCCTCGCAAGCAGGTGCCCCGGCTGCAGGTTGCACAAGGCTCGGTGGCGATCGGTGGTGCTCAGGCTGGCATCTATCCACTGGAGGCGCCGGGCGGCTGGAGGCTGCTAGGTCGCACTCCGTTGAGATTGTTCGTACCGGAGCGGGAACGGCCGAGTCTGTTGATGGCAGGCGATCGGGTGCGGTTCGAGGCGATTGATCTTGGGACGTATCGACGGCTTGTGGAGTTCGTGGACAAGTGA